One region of Bacillota bacterium genomic DNA includes:
- a CDS encoding TMEM165/GDT1 family protein, producing the protein MGDKTQITTMLLAGAKPAHILWVALGSAMALICTSFLEVIIGSAVIARFVKPATIKLTSALLYIVLGTLLIFGVIGANLD; encoded by the coding sequence ATGGGAGACAAAACCCAAATTACTACGATGCTCTTAGCTGGAGCCAAACCCGCCCATATTTTATGGGTCGCTCTTGGCTCGGCAATGGCATTAATTTGTACCTCTTTTCTAGAGGTTATTATCGGCTCGGCAGTTATTGCTCGTTTTGTTAAACCGGCAACCATAAAACTCACTTCGGCATTACTTTATATTGTCCTTGGAACCCTGTTAATCTTCGGGGTAATCGGCGCTAATTTAGATTAA